Proteins encoded within one genomic window of Cytophagales bacterium:
- a CDS encoding GNAT family N-acetyltransferase — MEKLVIKDNSYHFIKDFKHDEVLRKSFNSMTETHFGFSLEDWYQSGYWGDYYVPYALIDGKEVVSNVSINRLEFVINGQAKLGIQIGTVMTDEAYRKRGLNKYLLLRVLEDWKGQADFIYLFANDSVLDFYPKFGFESLEEYQYSRSVNSDSTSAFRKLNIENNDDLALLKETVNQSVPVSKISVRDHASMILFYGMSFMKESIYLLEELKTIVFADQEGDTLVLHEVFCKRGVDLNEVIQKISSSNINQVKLGFTPLDISGLEKSLITGEDQLFMLQDQSNFFKENQWMFPIMSHA, encoded by the coding sequence ATGGAGAAATTAGTTATCAAGGACAATTCTTATCACTTCATCAAGGACTTCAAACACGATGAGGTCCTGAGAAAGAGTTTCAATTCCATGACTGAAACTCACTTTGGGTTCAGCCTGGAAGATTGGTATCAGTCAGGCTATTGGGGAGACTATTATGTTCCTTATGCGCTGATTGATGGAAAAGAGGTCGTGTCCAATGTCTCTATTAACCGACTGGAGTTCGTTATCAATGGTCAGGCCAAACTCGGCATTCAAATCGGGACAGTCATGACCGATGAAGCCTATCGCAAGCGAGGACTCAATAAATACCTGTTGTTAAGGGTTCTGGAAGATTGGAAAGGTCAGGCAGATTTCATTTATCTCTTTGCTAATGATTCTGTCTTGGACTTTTATCCGAAGTTTGGATTCGAGTCATTGGAGGAATATCAATATTCAAGGTCAGTCAATTCCGATTCAACTTCCGCGTTCAGAAAGTTAAATATTGAAAACAACGACGATTTGGCATTGTTGAAAGAGACCGTAAATCAATCCGTTCCCGTATCCAAAATTTCCGTACGTGATCATGCTTCGATGATCCTGTTTTATGGGATGTCATTCATGAAGGAAAGTATATACCTGTTAGAGGAACTGAAAACCATCGTTTTTGCTGATCAGGAAGGAGACACTTTAGTATTGCACGAGGTATTCTGTAAACGGGGCGTTGATTTGAATGAGGTGATCCAGAAGATTTCTTCCAGCAATATTAATCAAGTCAAATTAGGGTTTACACCACTCGATATTTCGGGACTTGAAAAGAGCCTGATTACCGGAGAAGATCAATTGTTTATGCTTCAAGATCAATCCAACTTTTTCAAGGAAAATCAATGGATGTTCCCGATCATGTCGCATGCTTAA
- a CDS encoding DPP IV N-terminal domain-containing protein, producing the protein MKRVSTLFITLLTVVALQAQDSQLSIDRLYSGEFREDRQRPATWIEEGNAFIIIERNDQGQNEMIRYSSSNAERSIFLSSVQLTPNGQSTPLRIESFSLSNDESKVLIFTNSKRVWRSNTKGDYWVYDLSTSNLSQIGKDFPASSLMFAKFSNDNSYVAYVMEFNIYKEDFTTGEVTMLTKDGNIEVINGTFDWVYEEEFGNRDGFRWSPNASMIAYWQIDASNIGVFNMINNTDDVYSKIVPVQYPKVGEDPSSARIGIVDTESGSTEWVKLEGSTIENYIPAIQWLSDEQLLIQQLNRKQNHLKVWIYNTTSKVTNLLYEEKEESWVDIRYPDRSKAGRENNDLRPVEGGKSVLRMVEDDWRNIYKINLTSGDKTLISTGTYDVAVVAGNTKKSVYYNASPDENSQRYLYSVDLGGKKKDKRITPASFTGINTYNISPNGKYAFHSHSSALRTGNVRLISLPDHKTIKTIVNNDTYQEQLAELDLPAVEFFQVKTEQGVTVDGRLIKPVNFDENTKYPVIFNVYGEPAGQMATDSYIGLWNIMLAQQGYVVISIDPRGTPCLKGSDWRKSIYRQIGRVNIADLGLAAKEIARFPYIDEDRIGVWGWSGGGSSTLNLLFQYPELFKTGVSVAPVANQLTYDNIYQERYMGLPQENKEDFVQGSPVTHAKKLEGKLLLIHGTGDDNVHYQNTEMLVNELIKHNKQFQMMAYPNRTHGIYEGQNTRRHLYTMIYNFFLENLPLNK; encoded by the coding sequence ATGAAACGCGTTTCTACCCTTTTTATCACTTTATTAACCGTTGTTGCATTACAGGCCCAGGACAGTCAGTTGTCGATCGATCGTCTTTATTCCGGCGAATTTCGAGAAGATCGTCAGCGACCCGCTACCTGGATTGAAGAGGGTAATGCGTTCATCATCATCGAAAGAAACGATCAGGGGCAAAACGAAATGATCCGATACAGCTCTTCTAATGCAGAACGGTCGATATTTCTTTCCAGTGTACAGCTTACACCAAATGGGCAGAGTACACCATTGCGTATAGAGTCTTTTTCATTGTCCAATGATGAAAGCAAGGTGCTGATCTTCACCAATTCCAAGCGGGTTTGGAGATCCAATACCAAAGGCGATTATTGGGTATATGATTTGTCGACAAGTAACCTGTCTCAGATCGGGAAGGATTTTCCAGCTTCTTCATTGATGTTTGCGAAATTTTCCAACGACAACAGCTACGTGGCGTACGTCATGGAATTCAACATCTACAAAGAGGATTTCACGACAGGAGAAGTCACCATGCTGACTAAAGATGGTAACATCGAAGTGATCAATGGAACATTTGATTGGGTATACGAGGAAGAATTTGGTAACAGAGATGGCTTTCGATGGAGTCCCAATGCTTCCATGATTGCCTATTGGCAGATTGATGCCTCGAACATTGGTGTATTCAACATGATCAATAACACAGATGACGTGTACTCGAAAATCGTCCCGGTGCAATATCCAAAAGTGGGTGAAGACCCCTCTTCAGCAAGAATAGGTATTGTTGATACGGAATCCGGTAGCACGGAGTGGGTGAAACTAGAAGGAAGTACGATCGAGAACTATATCCCTGCGATCCAATGGTTAAGTGACGAACAATTGCTGATCCAACAACTCAATCGCAAACAAAATCACCTGAAAGTCTGGATATACAATACCACGTCCAAAGTCACTAATTTGTTGTACGAAGAAAAAGAAGAAAGCTGGGTAGATATTCGCTACCCGGACCGATCAAAAGCCGGAAGAGAAAACAACGATTTGAGGCCGGTAGAAGGAGGAAAGTCGGTCTTAAGAATGGTAGAAGATGACTGGAGAAACATCTATAAAATCAACCTTACGTCCGGGGATAAAACCTTGATTTCTACAGGTACCTATGATGTCGCTGTTGTTGCCGGAAACACCAAAAAGTCGGTTTATTATAACGCCTCTCCTGATGAGAACTCCCAGCGCTATCTGTATTCAGTTGACCTGGGGGGCAAGAAAAAAGACAAAAGGATTACTCCGGCTTCTTTCACGGGGATCAATACTTACAACATTTCACCGAATGGTAAGTATGCTTTCCATTCCCATTCCAGTGCTTTGAGAACTGGTAATGTTCGGCTGATTTCTCTTCCTGATCACAAGACCATCAAGACGATAGTGAACAATGACACGTATCAGGAGCAACTGGCTGAATTGGACCTGCCTGCAGTTGAGTTTTTTCAGGTCAAAACCGAACAAGGAGTTACGGTAGATGGCCGCTTGATCAAGCCAGTCAACTTTGATGAAAACACCAAATACCCGGTCATATTCAACGTATATGGAGAACCTGCCGGGCAAATGGCCACGGATTCCTATATCGGCCTTTGGAATATCATGCTGGCCCAACAAGGCTATGTAGTGATTTCTATTGATCCGCGAGGCACACCATGTCTGAAAGGCTCTGATTGGAGAAAATCCATCTATCGTCAGATTGGAAGAGTGAACATTGCGGACCTGGGACTGGCGGCCAAAGAAATTGCCAGGTTCCCTTATATCGATGAAGATCGAATAGGCGTGTGGGGCTGGAGTGGAGGCGGATCTTCTACCCTGAACTTGCTGTTCCAATATCCCGAATTATTCAAAACTGGTGTTTCCGTAGCTCCAGTGGCTAATCAGCTTACTTACGATAACATCTATCAGGAGCGCTACATGGGCTTACCACAGGAGAATAAGGAAGATTTTGTACAGGGATCACCAGTGACACATGCGAAGAAGCTGGAAGGAAAGCTGCTACTGATCCATGGGACCGGAGACGATAATGTGCACTACCAGAACACGGAAATGTTGGTGAATGAGCTGATCAAACACAACAAGCAGTTCCAGATGATGGCATATCCCAATCGAACTCATGGCATTTACGAAGGGCAGAACACCCGTAGACATTTGTATACGATGATCTACAACTTCTTCCTGGAGAATTTGCCGTTGAACAAATAA
- a CDS encoding VOC family protein: protein MSTQSIYLEHANITVLNLEAAIHFFQTAFPHFKIRGRGKEVHEWVHLGDDNTYLALNQALDLTPKTEKNYYRAGINHLGFVVEDVETIAENLSAAGYQHGFPKQVEKFRIREYFMDQEGNEYEFVQYLSEEVTERNSYA from the coding sequence ATGAGTACACAAAGCATTTACCTTGAACACGCTAACATCACCGTTCTAAACCTTGAAGCAGCGATACATTTTTTTCAAACCGCTTTTCCGCATTTCAAGATCAGAGGAAGAGGGAAAGAGGTGCACGAATGGGTTCATTTAGGAGATGACAATACCTACCTAGCCCTAAATCAGGCACTGGACCTAACCCCCAAAACAGAAAAGAACTATTATCGGGCAGGCATCAATCACCTGGGTTTTGTAGTGGAGGATGTAGAAACCATTGCAGAAAATCTCTCGGCAGCAGGTTACCAACACGGCTTTCCGAAACAGGTCGAAAAATTCCGGATCAGGGAATATTTCATGGATCAGGAGGGAAATGAATATGAATTTGTGCAATACCTGAGTGAAGAAGTAACAGAGCGGAATAGCTATGCTTGA
- a CDS encoding LuxR C-terminal-related transcriptional regulator: protein MIEESHHVHLYEIARLLNREYALPAALRSVLKKTVEIFEVESGWIWLTEPDQKSVYLAASYQLPPALSNHPERLSGWCWCIKQYLSDEMEEAINISEIKCSRLVDLETDTRGLLYHATIPIMIADQKVGLMNLLSQASRQLDEQELSLLNTVSELIGSAIERTRLQQTYFGGAESTEINFQKVITRVFQQQLTDMRKMLEFGADDQQAILTKVEELQHQLKDIAKEVEEHHQPDRKQEFHYPELPLTKRELEVIALIKQGRTNAQIGEQLYIAERTVKFHVTSILSKLHASTRTEAVDICLKRGLLRR, encoded by the coding sequence ATGATTGAGGAAAGCCATCACGTCCATCTGTACGAAATTGCAAGGCTCCTGAACAGGGAGTATGCCTTGCCGGCTGCGTTGCGCAGTGTCCTGAAAAAGACCGTGGAGATCTTTGAGGTAGAATCCGGTTGGATTTGGCTAACTGAACCTGATCAAAAATCCGTTTACCTCGCAGCTTCTTATCAACTACCTCCTGCCTTGAGTAATCATCCAGAAAGACTTTCGGGGTGGTGCTGGTGCATCAAGCAATACCTTTCTGATGAGATGGAAGAAGCGATCAACATCAGTGAGATCAAATGTTCAAGACTCGTAGACCTGGAGACGGACACCAGGGGTTTATTATATCACGCTACGATACCGATCATGATTGCCGATCAAAAAGTAGGTTTGATGAATTTGCTAAGCCAAGCCTCCAGACAGCTTGATGAGCAAGAGTTGTCATTACTTAATACGGTGAGTGAATTGATTGGCTCAGCCATTGAACGGACCCGTTTACAACAAACCTATTTTGGAGGGGCTGAATCCACTGAGATCAATTTTCAGAAAGTAATCACGCGTGTTTTTCAACAACAGTTGACGGACATGCGGAAGATGCTCGAATTCGGAGCTGACGATCAGCAAGCGATCCTTACAAAAGTGGAGGAGCTACAGCATCAATTGAAGGACATTGCGAAGGAGGTGGAGGAACATCATCAGCCAGATCGCAAACAGGAATTTCATTATCCTGAGCTGCCGCTGACGAAAAGAGAACTTGAAGTGATTGCCCTGATCAAGCAGGGAAGAACAAATGCGCAAATTGGAGAGCAACTTTACATCGCTGAACGCACGGTAAAATTTCACGTAACCTCGATCTTGTCCAAACTCCACGCCAGTACCCGTACTGAAGCGGTAGATATTTGCCTTAAGCGAGGCCTTCTTAGACGATGA
- a CDS encoding alpha/beta hydrolase, protein MIRYSYLIILFLVFIGCTDPETDQYNRFYFRHNNADLAVEVNGNLAGNNFILLLHGGPGGGSYVYNYGAAADMLEEDYAVVYLDQRGHGASRGNYDQSDVTLQTNSDDIYALTLFLKQKYGADINVFLLGHSWGGLTGTHALLNTNLQNEVAGWIEVAGAHDIPLLNVELTKMFIEIGNQEIAADRNVSEWQERVDYAQSLDITNITFEQSGRLNELAHSSEALLDQLAEADEDLNFSHGLFSIPVLTVGTWFANLLSGEIYNAESEVTSLTDRLGEINVPTLLLWGRYDFVVPPALGVSADSRIPNSELIIFDQSAHSPMSNEPQEYVAAIKDFIERN, encoded by the coding sequence ATGATCAGATATTCATACCTTATCATTTTATTTCTTGTATTCATTGGCTGTACAGACCCTGAAACGGATCAATACAACCGGTTCTATTTCCGCCACAACAATGCAGATCTCGCGGTAGAGGTCAATGGCAATTTGGCAGGTAATAATTTTATCCTGTTGCTACACGGTGGCCCTGGCGGAGGCTCATATGTCTACAATTATGGCGCTGCTGCAGATATGTTGGAAGAAGACTATGCGGTGGTTTACCTGGATCAACGAGGACATGGCGCCTCACGAGGAAATTATGATCAAAGCGATGTGACCCTACAAACCAATTCCGATGACATTTATGCCTTGACCCTGTTCTTGAAACAGAAGTATGGTGCGGATATCAACGTCTTTTTGCTTGGCCACAGCTGGGGTGGACTTACAGGAACACATGCCTTGCTCAACACCAACCTTCAAAATGAAGTGGCTGGGTGGATAGAAGTGGCTGGCGCGCACGACATCCCTTTGCTCAATGTGGAACTTACAAAAATGTTCATTGAGATAGGGAATCAGGAAATAGCCGCCGATAGGAATGTCAGCGAGTGGCAAGAACGTGTGGATTATGCACAAAGTCTGGATATCACCAACATCACCTTCGAACAAAGTGGTCGATTGAATGAATTGGCACACAGCAGCGAAGCATTGCTGGATCAATTGGCTGAAGCAGATGAGGACCTCAATTTCAGTCATGGGCTTTTCAGTATTCCTGTGCTGACCGTTGGTACCTGGTTTGCCAACTTGCTCTCGGGCGAGATTTATAATGCGGAAAGTGAAGTGACTTCTCTCACGGATCGATTAGGTGAAATCAATGTGCCTACCTTATTGCTTTGGGGCAGGTACGACTTTGTAGTTCCTCCTGCATTAGGGGTTTCCGCGGATAGCCGTATTCCTAACTCCGAATTGATCATTTTTGATCAATCCGCACATTCGCCCATGAGCAACGAACCTCAGGAATATGTAGCGGCAATTAAGGATTTTATTGAGAGGAATTGA